One Serinicoccus chungangensis genomic window carries:
- a CDS encoding nuclear transport factor 2 family protein: protein MDAAALLRTLVQTIDDRRWADLPALLAPDFRSRLVHTGESFDRDAWVRLNADYPGFGRMVLEEVVGSGDRAAARAHVTGTVEGERADFEVAMFATARDGAVADLVEVWADCGSEPPGGTRP from the coding sequence GTGGATGCTGCCGCCCTGCTCCGGACCCTGGTCCAGACGATCGACGACCGGCGGTGGGCCGACCTGCCCGCGCTGCTGGCGCCGGACTTCCGGTCCCGGCTGGTGCATACCGGTGAGTCCTTCGACCGGGACGCCTGGGTCCGCCTCAACGCCGACTACCCCGGCTTCGGCCGCATGGTGCTCGAGGAGGTCGTCGGGTCCGGCGACCGGGCCGCCGCGCGGGCGCACGTGACCGGCACGGTGGAGGGGGAGAGGGCCGACTTCGAGGTCGCGATGTTCGCGACCGCCAGGGACGGGGCCGTGGCCGACCTGGTGGAGGTCTGGGCCGACTGCGGTTCCGAGCCACCCGGAGGGACTCGTCCCTAG
- a CDS encoding trimethylamine methyltransferase family protein → MPLFPECSLCGSVCPYRETAQGCDVRRVARHRPGAERRSGMFVNRMPRYEVLSEQAMAQLDGAWRRLMTEVGVQFASEDALELLREAGQKVEGETAYLDPEWVLEQVAKAPREFDVQARNPERSIHVGGDTMSFGAVYGPPFVREGDARRDGTFDDYQRFARLAQTFDVLDSAGGVVCEPNDLPLDSRHLDMTLALMTQTDKIYMGNVVSGQNARDVIAMGEILFGGREAIEATPASISLINCNSPLRWDDRMLEALFEYARAGQPVVLTPFILMGAMSPVTIPAALTQQITEALSGIALAQTIRPGTPVIFGSFLSTIDMQSGSPTFGTPESGLGLLCTGQIARHFGLPFRGGGGLTSSQVPDAQAGYEAVMTLLPTFLAGTNWVMHSAGWLEGGLVSSFEKFVVDCQIIEMLQHEFRPLEIDEGSLAFDAHVEVGHGGHFLGAMHTMERFRTCFYRPFLSSADNFERWSSKGAPDTATRASAVVASRLEGYEAPPLDDAVRQELEAFVVRRRAELGD, encoded by the coding sequence GTGCCCCTCTTCCCTGAGTGCTCACTATGTGGGAGCGTATGCCCATATCGTGAGACGGCGCAAGGGTGCGACGTCCGGCGCGTCGCCCGGCACCGCCCGGGGGCGGAGAGGAGGAGTGGGATGTTCGTCAACCGCATGCCGAGGTACGAGGTCCTCTCGGAGCAGGCGATGGCGCAGCTCGACGGCGCGTGGCGCCGGCTCATGACCGAGGTGGGGGTCCAGTTCGCGAGCGAGGACGCCCTCGAGCTGCTGCGCGAGGCGGGGCAGAAGGTCGAGGGCGAGACGGCATACCTCGACCCGGAGTGGGTGCTCGAGCAGGTCGCGAAGGCGCCCCGGGAGTTCGACGTCCAGGCGCGCAACCCGGAGCGCTCGATCCACGTCGGCGGCGACACCATGTCCTTCGGCGCGGTCTACGGCCCGCCGTTCGTGCGCGAGGGCGACGCGCGGCGCGACGGCACCTTCGACGACTACCAACGGTTCGCCCGGCTGGCGCAGACCTTCGACGTCCTCGACTCCGCCGGCGGCGTCGTCTGCGAGCCCAACGACCTGCCGCTGGACTCGCGGCACCTGGACATGACGCTCGCGCTCATGACGCAGACCGACAAGATCTACATGGGCAACGTGGTGTCTGGGCAGAACGCGCGCGACGTCATCGCGATGGGGGAGATCCTCTTCGGCGGGCGCGAGGCGATCGAGGCCACCCCGGCGTCGATCTCGCTCATCAACTGCAACAGCCCGCTGCGCTGGGACGACCGGATGCTCGAGGCGCTCTTCGAGTACGCCCGCGCCGGCCAGCCCGTCGTCCTCACCCCGTTCATCCTCATGGGGGCGATGTCGCCGGTGACCATCCCGGCCGCCCTGACCCAGCAGATCACCGAGGCGCTGTCCGGGATCGCCCTCGCGCAGACCATCCGGCCCGGGACGCCGGTGATCTTCGGGTCGTTCCTTTCCACCATCGACATGCAGTCGGGGTCGCCGACCTTCGGCACGCCGGAGTCGGGCCTGGGGCTGCTGTGCACCGGGCAGATCGCGCGGCACTTCGGGCTGCCCTTCCGTGGCGGCGGCGGGCTGACCAGCTCGCAGGTGCCGGACGCGCAGGCCGGCTACGAGGCGGTCATGACGTTGCTGCCGACCTTCCTCGCCGGCACCAACTGGGTCATGCACTCGGCCGGCTGGCTCGAGGGCGGCCTGGTGAGCAGCTTCGAGAAGTTCGTCGTCGACTGCCAGATCATCGAGATGCTGCAGCACGAGTTCCGGCCGCTGGAGATCGACGAGGGCTCCCTGGCCTTCGACGCCCACGTCGAGGTCGGGCACGGCGGGCACTTCCTCGGGGCCATGCACACCATGGAGCGCTTCCGGACCTGCTTCTACCGGCCGTTCCTGTCCAGCGCGGACAACTTCGAGCGGTGGAGCTCCAAGGGGGCGCCGGACACCGCGACCCGGGCCTCGGCCGTGGTCGCGTCCCGGCTGGAGGGCTACGAGGCGCCGCCGCTGGACGACGCGGTGCGGCAGGAGCTCGAGGCCTTCGTCGTGCGGCGCCGGGCCGAGCTGGGCGACTGA
- a CDS encoding IclR family transcriptional regulator, translating to MATQGTQAIDRAADLVVRVVQSPDPLSTPDLAQATGLARSTVSRLLSALERSHLISRDVEGNGYLPGPLFEQYAARTDTREWLAREAQPTMAALSEATGETINLGVPVGTSVVQIAQVDSTFLIGSRDWVGVDLPAHCSSLGKTLYAFGALDLPEQLPSLTTRTVTDPDALRAEFEVIRARGWATTVDELEVALTGVGAPVRLRGRLVAAIGVSGPTSRLTGRLDELGRLVSRHADDLSGRLTEPHVMKGAS from the coding sequence ATGGCGACTCAGGGGACCCAGGCGATCGACCGGGCGGCGGACCTCGTCGTGCGCGTCGTGCAGTCGCCCGACCCGCTGAGCACCCCCGACCTGGCCCAGGCCACCGGCCTGGCCCGCTCGACCGTCTCCCGGCTGCTGTCCGCGCTGGAGCGCTCGCACCTCATCTCGCGCGACGTGGAGGGCAACGGCTACCTGCCCGGCCCGTTGTTCGAGCAGTACGCCGCCCGCACCGACACCCGGGAGTGGCTGGCCCGCGAGGCGCAGCCGACGATGGCCGCGCTGAGCGAGGCCACCGGGGAGACCATCAACCTCGGCGTGCCGGTCGGCACCTCGGTGGTGCAGATCGCCCAGGTCGACTCCACCTTCCTCATCGGCAGCCGCGACTGGGTGGGCGTGGACCTGCCCGCCCACTGCTCCTCGCTCGGCAAGACCCTGTACGCCTTCGGCGCCCTCGACCTGCCCGAGCAGCTGCCCTCGCTCACCACGCGCACCGTCACCGACCCGGACGCCCTGCGCGCCGAGTTCGAGGTCATCCGGGCCCGGGGCTGGGCGACGACCGTCGACGAGCTCGAGGTGGCGCTCACCGGCGTCGGCGCCCCCGTCCGGCTCCGCGGCCGCCTCGTCGCGGCCATCGGGGTGTCCGGCCCCACCTCCCGACTGACCGGCCGCCTCGACGAGCTCGGCCGCCTCGTCTCCCGGCACGCGGACGACCTGTCCGGGCGCCTCACCGAGCCGCACGTGATGAAAGGTGCCTCATGA
- a CDS encoding corrinoid protein, which produces MTPDEILQGLYDRTLVGNGPGVLELTHQALGMDMEPQALLFDALIPALEEVGARFERGDFFVPEMLIAGKAMAGSMEVLRPLLADTGVQTVGTFLMGTVKGDVHDIGKNLVNIMLEGAGFEVIDLGVQVAPEKFVAAIEEHQPDVVGFSAFLTTTMPMFKANMNALEKAGIRDEVIVMVGGAPVTQEYADAVGADGYAADASATVKKAKALLKDRRARSGAAVPA; this is translated from the coding sequence ATGACTCCCGACGAGATCCTGCAGGGCCTCTACGACCGCACCCTCGTGGGCAACGGTCCCGGCGTCCTGGAGCTGACCCACCAGGCCCTCGGCATGGACATGGAGCCGCAGGCGCTCCTCTTCGACGCCCTCATCCCGGCCCTGGAGGAGGTGGGGGCGCGCTTCGAGCGCGGCGACTTCTTCGTCCCGGAGATGCTCATCGCGGGCAAGGCCATGGCCGGCTCGATGGAGGTGCTGCGACCGCTGCTGGCCGACACCGGCGTGCAGACGGTCGGCACCTTCCTCATGGGCACCGTCAAGGGTGACGTCCACGACATCGGCAAGAACCTCGTCAACATCATGCTCGAGGGCGCCGGCTTCGAGGTCATCGACCTCGGCGTGCAGGTGGCGCCGGAGAAGTTCGTGGCCGCCATCGAGGAGCACCAGCCCGACGTCGTCGGCTTCTCGGCCTTCCTCACCACGACGATGCCGATGTTCAAGGCCAACATGAACGCCCTCGAGAAGGCGGGCATCCGCGACGAGGTCATCGTCATGGTCGGCGGTGCGCCGGTCACCCAGGAGTACGCCGACGCCGTCGGCGCGGACGGGTATGCCGCGGACGCCTCCGCGACCGTGAAGAAGGCCAAGGCCCTCCTCAAGGACCGCCGGGCCCGCTCCGGGGCGGCGGTGCCGGCATGA
- a CDS encoding dihydropteroate synthase, with protein MSPAWGSAALAGGPLHTVLRSATKEVVIGADQRFCVIGERINPTGRKVFQAQLREGDLSAIERDVEAQVLGGADVLDVNMGVPLTDEADLLVRAIQVVQASTDLPVCIDSSVVEALEAGLEAYQGRALVNSVTAEDERLEAILPLVKKHDAAVIALPNDADEIPMESGKRLELVEKIVRVATQEYGIALQDIVIDPLAMPIGADSTVGVTTLETVAGVHERWGLNMTCGASNVSFGMPGRHAINAAWLPLAMAAGMTSAIMDARTAEVVDSVRAADLLLGHDEWGMSWIATHRARQAAAAT; from the coding sequence ATGAGCCCGGCGTGGGGGTCGGCGGCGCTGGCCGGGGGCCCGCTGCACACCGTGCTCCGCTCGGCGACCAAGGAGGTCGTCATCGGGGCCGACCAGCGCTTCTGCGTCATCGGGGAGCGGATCAACCCGACCGGCCGCAAGGTCTTCCAGGCCCAGCTGCGCGAGGGGGACCTGTCGGCGATCGAGAGGGATGTCGAGGCCCAGGTCCTCGGCGGCGCCGACGTGCTCGACGTCAACATGGGCGTGCCGCTGACCGACGAGGCCGACCTGCTCGTGCGCGCGATCCAGGTCGTGCAGGCCAGCACCGACCTGCCGGTCTGCATCGACTCCTCCGTCGTCGAGGCCCTCGAGGCGGGGCTGGAGGCCTACCAGGGCCGGGCGCTGGTCAACTCGGTGACCGCCGAGGACGAGCGCCTCGAGGCGATCCTGCCCCTGGTCAAGAAGCACGACGCCGCGGTCATCGCGCTGCCCAACGACGCCGACGAGATCCCCATGGAGTCGGGCAAACGCCTGGAGCTGGTGGAGAAGATCGTCCGGGTGGCCACGCAGGAGTACGGCATCGCCCTGCAGGACATCGTCATCGACCCGCTGGCCATGCCCATCGGCGCGGACAGCACGGTGGGCGTGACGACGCTGGAGACCGTGGCGGGGGTGCACGAGCGCTGGGGCCTCAACATGACGTGCGGCGCCTCCAACGTGTCCTTCGGCATGCCCGGCCGGCACGCGATCAACGCGGCCTGGCTGCCGCTGGCGATGGCCGCGGGGATGACCAGCGCGATCATGGACGCCCGGACCGCCGAGGTGGTGGACTCGGTGCGCGCCGCCGACCTGCTCCTCGGGCACGACGAGTGGGGTATGTCGTGGATCGCAACGCACCGCGCGCGGCAGGCGGCCGCTGCGACGTGA
- a CDS encoding ASKHA domain-containing protein: MRQEQAGAATARGPVQRAAGAAAEVEEVDTPAADGAPERVDLTYTPSGTTVRVPSGVNLFEAASWNGIAVDSTCGGHGTCRKCKVQVTEGDVPPVLPQDERTFSTAQLEAGWRLGCLATAWGSMTVDVPPLTTRPKASTVGVGRQVILRPSVQKRYVELDEPTLADQRPDLTRVLDAIEDLEPVPELHALRRVGPALRSADHKVTAVVADDRLIDVEAGDTTARSFGLAVDLGTTTVVATLMDLTTGTPAAVASMLNAQQPFGGDVISRISATMLDPQALPRLRARAHETLAELAAEVCAEAGVEPDEVYDVAIAGNATMVALLLGQDPEPLGVAPFILAADRWPLVPAVEVGLGAAVHPAARAFLHPALGAYVGGDIVAGIQASGMDRDSRVRLMIDIGTNCEIVLSDGSQLVATAAPAGPAFEGASIRCGMRAADGAVETVKLLADWPEPATGEEGLPDPVQLGVIGDVEPRGLCGSGLVDAVAELSRVGLLDPSGRLVDEETARTVAPALADRLASIGEPGERVFVLYRESPDAPAAESVYLSQRDVRELQFAKAAISTGWTLLLEEVGLEPREVQQVLLAGSFGSYLSPAAAVRIGLVPKLPTLRIVAAGNIAGEGAKMVLLSATERTGAEALLEGVRYVELSDRGDFNDRFVDQLSFPA; the protein is encoded by the coding sequence GTGAGGCAGGAGCAGGCGGGCGCGGCCACGGCGCGTGGCCCCGTGCAGCGTGCGGCGGGTGCGGCCGCCGAGGTGGAGGAGGTGGACACCCCCGCCGCGGACGGGGCCCCGGAACGGGTCGACCTTACGTACACCCCCTCCGGGACGACCGTGCGGGTGCCCAGCGGCGTCAACCTCTTCGAGGCGGCCAGCTGGAACGGCATCGCCGTGGACTCCACCTGCGGGGGCCACGGGACGTGCCGCAAGTGCAAGGTCCAGGTGACCGAGGGCGACGTCCCGCCGGTGCTGCCCCAGGACGAGCGGACGTTCTCGACCGCCCAGCTCGAGGCGGGCTGGCGGCTGGGCTGCCTCGCCACGGCCTGGGGGTCGATGACCGTGGACGTGCCGCCGCTCACCACCCGGCCGAAGGCGTCGACGGTGGGTGTCGGGCGGCAGGTCATCCTGCGGCCCTCGGTGCAGAAGCGCTACGTCGAGCTCGACGAGCCGACACTGGCCGACCAGCGGCCCGACCTCACCCGGGTGCTCGACGCGATCGAGGACCTCGAGCCGGTCCCCGAGCTGCACGCGCTGCGCCGGGTGGGTCCGGCGCTGCGGTCGGCGGACCACAAGGTCACCGCGGTCGTAGCGGACGACCGGCTCATCGACGTCGAGGCGGGGGACACCACGGCGCGCTCCTTCGGGCTCGCGGTCGACCTCGGCACCACGACGGTGGTGGCCACGCTCATGGACCTCACGACCGGCACCCCCGCGGCCGTCGCGTCGATGCTCAACGCCCAGCAGCCCTTCGGCGGCGACGTCATCTCCCGGATCAGCGCGACGATGCTCGACCCGCAGGCGCTGCCCCGGCTGCGGGCCCGGGCCCACGAGACGCTGGCCGAGCTGGCGGCGGAGGTGTGCGCCGAGGCCGGGGTCGAGCCGGACGAGGTCTACGACGTGGCGATCGCCGGCAACGCCACGATGGTCGCGCTGCTGCTGGGTCAGGACCCGGAGCCGCTCGGCGTGGCGCCGTTCATCCTGGCCGCCGACCGCTGGCCGCTCGTGCCGGCCGTCGAGGTCGGCCTGGGCGCCGCGGTGCACCCCGCGGCCCGGGCCTTCCTGCACCCGGCGCTGGGCGCCTACGTCGGCGGTGACATCGTCGCCGGCATCCAGGCCTCGGGGATGGACCGCGACTCCCGGGTGCGGCTCATGATCGACATCGGCACCAACTGCGAGATCGTGCTGTCCGACGGCAGCCAGCTGGTCGCGACGGCCGCGCCCGCCGGGCCCGCCTTCGAGGGGGCCTCGATCCGGTGCGGCATGCGGGCCGCGGACGGTGCGGTGGAGACGGTCAAGCTGCTCGCCGACTGGCCCGAGCCCGCCACCGGCGAGGAGGGGCTGCCGGACCCGGTGCAGCTCGGGGTGATCGGGGACGTCGAACCGCGCGGGCTGTGCGGCTCGGGCCTGGTCGACGCGGTGGCCGAGCTCAGCCGGGTGGGCCTGCTGGACCCCTCCGGTCGTCTCGTCGACGAGGAGACGGCCCGGACGGTGGCCCCGGCGCTGGCCGACCGGCTGGCCAGCATCGGCGAGCCGGGCGAGCGGGTCTTCGTGCTCTACCGCGAGTCGCCGGACGCCCCGGCGGCCGAGTCGGTCTACCTCTCCCAGCGCGACGTGCGTGAGCTGCAGTTCGCCAAGGCCGCGATCTCCACCGGGTGGACCCTGCTGCTGGAGGAGGTCGGGCTGGAGCCCCGCGAGGTGCAGCAGGTGCTGCTCGCGGGGTCGTTCGGCTCCTACCTCTCGCCCGCGGCCGCCGTGCGGATCGGGCTGGTCCCCAAGCTGCCAACCCTGCGCATCGTGGCGGCCGGCAACATCGCCGGGGAGGGCGCCAAGATGGTGCTGCTCTCGGCGACCGAGCGCACCGGCGCCGAGGCCCTGCTCGAGGGGGTGCGCTATGTCGAGCTCTCCGACCGCGGCGACTTCAACGACCGCTTCGTCGACCAGCTCTCCTTCCCGGCCTGA
- a CDS encoding DUF1638 domain-containing protein, with protein sequence MALVACGALATHAAAAAARHTPALPVDVHPLPPLLHNHPHRIAGEVEAVVDRLVGRYDRVAIGYADCGTYGALDALCARRGIARLPGLHCYDLYAGEARVAALLEEEPGTYLLTDFLVRSFDRTVWAELGLDRHPELRDDYFGHYTRCVWLAQEPGADPVLSRLARRAADRLGLPLQVERTGTAGLDDALARLVLAP encoded by the coding sequence GTGGCGCTCGTCGCCTGCGGAGCACTGGCGACCCACGCCGCGGCGGCGGCGGCACGGCATACCCCGGCGCTGCCGGTCGACGTGCACCCGCTGCCACCCCTGCTGCACAACCACCCGCACCGCATCGCGGGCGAGGTCGAGGCGGTCGTCGACCGGCTCGTCGGACGCTACGACCGGGTCGCGATCGGGTATGCCGACTGCGGCACCTACGGCGCGCTCGACGCCCTCTGCGCGCGCCGCGGCATCGCACGGCTGCCCGGACTGCACTGCTACGACCTATATGCCGGGGAGGCACGGGTCGCCGCGCTCCTGGAGGAGGAGCCCGGCACCTACCTGCTCACCGACTTCCTGGTGCGCAGCTTCGACCGCACGGTGTGGGCCGAGCTGGGGCTGGACCGGCACCCCGAGCTGCGGGACGACTACTTCGGGCACTACACCCGGTGCGTGTGGCTGGCCCAGGAGCCGGGCGCGGACCCCGTCCTCAGCAGGCTGGCCCGGCGCGCCGCCGACCGGCTGGGGCTGCCGCTGCAGGTCGAGCGGACCGGCACCGCCGGCCTGGACGACGCGCTCGCCCGCCTCGTCCTGGCGCCCTGA
- a CDS encoding methylenetetrahydrofolate reductase, producing MSNKYPSAALERLLQGARLEILPTESVAEQVHAHVEPGRTVTVTASPAKGLEATLALTEQLADRYHVVPHLAARMVERAELPDLVARLRAAGVSEIFVPGGDATPTETTFGTALDLLVELAELGRPFERVGITGYPESHPGIDDDVIVQSMWDKRRYATDIVSNMTFDDEQVGRWLERVRRRGIEHPVWVGVPGPVDPAKLLKMATVIGVGDSMRFLRKQRGVFTRIALPGFSTTRFAHRIAALAGTERLGIGGLHLYSFNQVEKTEAWRREQLAEVADLRQP from the coding sequence ATGAGCAACAAATACCCCTCGGCGGCGTTGGAGCGGCTGCTGCAGGGCGCACGGCTGGAGATCCTGCCGACCGAGTCCGTGGCCGAGCAGGTGCACGCGCACGTCGAGCCCGGCCGGACCGTCACCGTCACGGCGTCCCCGGCCAAGGGGCTGGAGGCCACGCTCGCGCTCACCGAGCAGCTCGCCGACCGCTACCACGTCGTGCCCCACCTGGCCGCGCGCATGGTCGAGCGGGCCGAGCTGCCCGACCTCGTCGCGCGGCTGCGCGCGGCGGGGGTCAGCGAGATCTTCGTGCCCGGCGGTGACGCCACGCCGACGGAGACCACCTTCGGCACCGCGCTGGACCTGCTGGTGGAGCTGGCCGAGCTGGGTCGGCCGTTCGAGCGGGTGGGGATCACCGGCTACCCCGAGTCGCACCCGGGCATCGACGACGACGTCATCGTCCAGTCCATGTGGGACAAGCGCCGCTATGCGACCGACATCGTCTCGAACATGACCTTCGACGACGAGCAGGTCGGCCGGTGGCTCGAGCGGGTCCGTCGACGCGGCATCGAGCACCCGGTATGGGTGGGCGTGCCCGGCCCGGTCGACCCGGCCAAGCTGCTGAAGATGGCGACCGTCATCGGGGTCGGCGACTCGATGCGGTTCCTGCGCAAGCAGCGCGGGGTCTTCACCCGGATCGCGCTGCCCGGCTTCTCGACCACCCGCTTCGCGCACCGCATCGCCGCGCTCGCCGGCACCGAGCGCCTGGGCATCGGCGGGCTGCACCTCTACAGCTTCAACCAGGTCGAGAAGACCGAGGCGTGGCGGCGTGAGCAGCTCGCCGAGGTCGCCGACCTGCGCCAGCCGTAG
- a CDS encoding dienelactone hydrolase family protein, protein MPTPDVITVPRPDGELPVHRFRPDRPTGAGVVLVQEIFGVSSYVRERARDLAEEGYEVHVPELYWRIPDHEVDEGADGMLERGMELMAATDWDDAVGDTLAAVEHLRGELTGRVGLVGFCYGGGVAFATAARTEVAALVSYYGSALPQLLDLAPQVTAPSLHHWGTEDAFIPRETVEEMERVLDRDGVEFVWHEGAGHAFDNPHPAFAHPEASAAAWPRTLAFLDTHLRA, encoded by the coding sequence ATGCCGACCCCTGACGTCATCACCGTGCCCCGACCGGACGGCGAGCTGCCGGTCCACCGATTCCGCCCCGACCGGCCGACCGGCGCCGGCGTCGTCCTGGTGCAGGAGATCTTCGGCGTCTCGTCCTACGTGCGCGAGCGGGCGCGCGACCTGGCCGAGGAGGGCTACGAGGTGCACGTGCCCGAGCTCTACTGGCGGATCCCGGACCACGAGGTCGACGAGGGAGCGGACGGGATGCTCGAGCGGGGCATGGAGCTCATGGCCGCGACCGACTGGGACGACGCGGTCGGCGACACCCTCGCCGCCGTCGAGCACCTGCGGGGCGAGCTCACGGGGCGGGTCGGGCTGGTCGGCTTCTGCTACGGCGGCGGGGTCGCCTTCGCGACCGCCGCGCGCACCGAGGTCGCCGCCCTGGTGTCCTACTACGGGTCCGCCCTGCCGCAGCTGCTGGACCTGGCGCCGCAGGTCACCGCACCGAGCCTGCACCACTGGGGCACCGAGGACGCGTTCATCCCCCGGGAGACGGTCGAGGAGATGGAGCGGGTGCTGGACCGGGACGGGGTGGAGTTCGTGTGGCACGAGGGCGCCGGGCACGCCTTCGACAACCCGCACCCCGCCTTCGCCCACCCGGAGGCGTCGGCTGCGGCGTGGCCGCGCACGCTGGCCTTCCTGGACACCCACCTGCGGGCCTGA